A window of Borrelia sp. A-FGy1 contains these coding sequences:
- a CDS encoding methyl-accepting chemotaxis protein, producing MQKFSLFNKRNNSMVKESKSLENIQDKKKDLHVYEYKAPVKELIKGFYHAKSSISNMVIGIEFLYKNLFCNFDNFNKIIDLLVKMTSEARRQISFIFDTIINNNEEKLKKITDVIVGVQGSLETVNSFLGATNMISLNAKLEAARAKEYGKGFSVVADEIKRLSDQAKSVMNMISVKEIEEVSKDLISNNIKDLQLDIDKFFSSFLEELDSLGALFKHFIGQKEEFSMLINNLESVEASFCYLTRSCDSLSCSDTFMYSNDEFLKELEFIISEEISWINILRLVVENQKCMAIQTDYMKHGFGLFYKGLVPKHASIKLIWEEIYSYCLSIHKIGIDILKIFTKDDFDDTDVKRASDFLAQAEDISEEMIKKLEYVKNKVVELDSQGISIFV from the coding sequence ATGCAAAAATTTTCACTTTTTAATAAAAGAAATAATAGTATGGTTAAAGAATCTAAGTCTTTGGAAAATATTCAAGATAAAAAGAAAGATTTACATGTGTATGAGTATAAGGCTCCAGTTAAAGAGTTGATAAAAGGATTTTATCATGCGAAGTCTTCTATTAGCAATATGGTGATTGGAATTGAATTTTTATATAAAAATCTTTTTTGTAATTTTGATAATTTTAATAAAATAATTGATCTTCTTGTTAAGATGACTAGTGAAGCTCGTAGGCAGATAAGTTTCATTTTTGATACTATTATAAATAACAATGAAGAAAAATTGAAAAAGATTACTGATGTTATTGTGGGTGTTCAAGGAAGCTTGGAAACAGTAAATAGTTTTTTGGGTGCAACTAATATGATTTCTCTTAACGCTAAACTTGAAGCAGCTAGAGCAAAAGAATATGGGAAAGGCTTTTCTGTTGTTGCTGATGAGATTAAGCGGCTCTCAGATCAGGCGAAGAGTGTTATGAATATGATTTCTGTTAAAGAAATCGAAGAAGTTTCTAAAGATTTAATTTCTAATAATATTAAAGATTTGCAATTAGATATTGATAAGTTTTTCTCAAGTTTTCTTGAAGAACTTGATTCTCTTGGAGCTTTATTTAAGCATTTTATTGGACAGAAAGAAGAATTTTCAATGTTAATTAATAATCTTGAAAGCGTTGAAGCTAGCTTTTGTTATTTGACAAGAAGTTGTGATTCTTTATCTTGCTCTGATACTTTTATGTATTCTAATGATGAGTTTTTAAAGGAATTAGAATTTATCATTTCAGAAGAAATATCTTGGATTAATATTTTAAGATTAGTTGTAGAAAATCAAAAGTGTATGGCTATTCAAACAGATTACATGAAACATGGATTTGGTTTATTTTATAAAGGTCTTGTACCAAAACATGCTAGTATCAAGTTGATTTGGGAAGAAATCTATTCTTATTGCTTGAGTATACATAAAATTGGTATTGATATATTGAAAATATTTACAAAGGATGATTTTGATGATACTGATGTAAAAAGAGCAAGTGATTTTTTAGCTCAAGCTGAGGATATATCAGAAGAAATGATTAAAAAACTTGAGTATGTTAAGAATAAAGTAGTTGAATTAGATAGTCAAGGTATTAGTATTTTTGTATAA
- the pyrG gene encoding CTP synthase (glutamine hydrolyzing), with the protein MKNKLKILVVTGGVISGIGKGVTSASIARLFKDNLKITPIKCDGYLNADPGTINPVEHGEVFVLDDGGEVDMDFGHYERFLNLNAKSSWNITMGKIYKNIIDNERHGKYLGRTVQLIPHVTDEIKDIIFKIAKEESSELLVIEIGGTVGDMENILFIEAMRQIRYELGSNNIAFIHLTYVPSPVGINEQKSKPTQQSVKTLNKAGIFPDLIIARSSKLLTKQIRQKIAMFCNVDATSIIDNIDVATIYEIPISFYKQGLHEILGFKLKVNIRPKIGELDRLVSVIKKNLISPKRVINIAICGKYAELGDSYASIFESLTHVSANLDILIKTTIIDSTNFDEEVLRSIDGLVIPGGFGGRGYEGKIFAIKYAREHNIPFLGICLGMQLAVIEFARNVCGILDADTEENIESNFINNPVIHLLPEQKELKDKGATMRLGGYTVFLEKNTLAFKLYGKDKIIERFRHRYEVNNNYINLFRENGLVISGFSEDFKIVKIIEIPKNKFFVACQFHPELITRLEKPSKLFLGLIKACL; encoded by the coding sequence ATGAAAAATAAGCTAAAGATTCTGGTAGTAACAGGAGGTGTAATCTCCGGAATAGGGAAAGGGGTTACATCGGCAAGTATTGCAAGGTTATTTAAGGATAATTTAAAGATAACTCCGATTAAATGTGATGGGTATTTAAATGCAGATCCTGGCACTATTAATCCTGTTGAACATGGAGAAGTTTTTGTTCTTGATGATGGCGGAGAAGTTGACATGGATTTTGGTCATTATGAGAGATTTTTGAATTTAAATGCTAAGTCTAGTTGGAACATTACGATGGGTAAAATATATAAAAATATTATTGACAATGAGAGACATGGAAAATATTTGGGACGAACAGTACAGCTTATTCCTCATGTTACTGATGAGATAAAGGATATAATTTTTAAAATAGCTAAAGAAGAGTCTAGTGAGCTTTTAGTGATTGAAATAGGAGGTACTGTAGGAGATATGGAAAATATTTTGTTTATTGAAGCTATGAGACAAATAAGATATGAACTTGGAAGTAATAATATTGCTTTTATTCATTTAACTTATGTTCCAAGTCCTGTAGGAATAAATGAGCAAAAATCTAAACCTACTCAACAGAGCGTAAAGACTCTAAATAAAGCCGGAATTTTTCCAGATTTAATTATTGCAAGAAGTTCTAAGCTCTTGACAAAACAAATAAGGCAAAAAATAGCGATGTTTTGTAATGTTGACGCTACTTCTATTATTGATAATATAGATGTTGCAACTATTTATGAAATCCCTATATCTTTTTATAAACAGGGATTACATGAAATCTTGGGTTTTAAATTGAAAGTTAATATTAGGCCTAAGATAGGAGAGCTTGATAGATTAGTAAGTGTAATAAAAAAAAATCTTATATCTCCTAAGAGAGTAATAAATATTGCTATTTGTGGTAAATATGCCGAACTTGGTGATTCTTATGCATCGATATTTGAGTCTTTAACTCATGTATCTGCTAATTTAGATATTTTAATTAAGACAACTATAATTGACAGCACCAATTTTGATGAAGAAGTTTTAAGAAGTATAGATGGTCTTGTGATTCCTGGTGGGTTTGGTGGTAGAGGATACGAGGGTAAAATTTTTGCAATTAAATATGCAAGAGAGCATAATATTCCTTTTCTTGGTATTTGTCTTGGGATGCAACTTGCGGTGATTGAATTTGCTCGTAATGTTTGTGGAATACTTGATGCTGATACTGAAGAGAATATTGAGAGTAATTTTATAAATAATCCTGTAATTCATTTGTTGCCAGAACAGAAAGAATTAAAAGACAAGGGTGCTACAATGCGACTTGGAGGTTATACTGTGTTTTTAGAAAAGAATACTTTAGCTTTTAAGCTTTATGGAAAAGATAAAATTATTGAAAGATTTAGACATAGATATGAAGTTAATAATAATTATATTAATTTGTTTAGGGAAAATGGTCTTGTTATTTCTGGATTTTCTGAGGATTTTAAAATAGTAAAAATAATAGAAATTCCAAAAAATAAATTTTTTGTGGCCTGTCAGTTTCATCCTGAGCTCATTACAAGGCTAGAGAAACCGTCAAAACTCTTTTTAGGGTTAATCAAAGCTTGTCTTTGA
- a CDS encoding Sapep family Mn(2+)-dependent dipeptidase has translation MNFKLKEQFYFDLGELIKFNSITSFPLKNKPFGEQIDLCLDKVLAIAQGIGFKDYKAKDGYYGFADIGEGKELIGILGHVDVVDAGNVSQWQSDPFKLNFRDGNIYARGILDDKGPLVAVLYAFRLLAMEGFAFKKKFRIIFGTDEETLWRCIDHYKKREVLPDFSFTPDADFPVVNAEKGLLQFDIISNEKFFMDFNLGTGYNVIPEECSFEIRDFNKDDFRSLLDGFGDSIRYKFCENNVVIRGVAAHASLPELGVNVAPYALSIIKTLGAYANFIKFFEDKIGFTINGEKLFGKVLGDMKSGKLTLCLTKMSLSKTSNQVLSFDMRYPVDYKKENLVSLIKDSLIPYSLNYNEVSYLDPMYIDSDSSFVKTLIEVYKDFTGESYARPIAIGGATYSRALKNCVAFGPLFNGSVSTAHQTNEYMKESDLLKLVSIYKEAIKRLNE, from the coding sequence ATGAATTTTAAGTTAAAAGAACAGTTTTATTTTGATTTGGGAGAATTGATTAAGTTTAATAGTATAACTAGCTTTCCTTTGAAAAATAAGCCTTTTGGTGAGCAAATTGATTTATGTTTAGATAAAGTGTTGGCAATAGCCCAAGGTATTGGTTTTAAAGATTACAAAGCTAAGGATGGATATTATGGGTTTGCTGATATAGGAGAAGGTAAAGAACTTATAGGTATTTTGGGGCATGTTGATGTTGTTGATGCTGGAAACGTGTCTCAGTGGCAATCGGATCCTTTTAAATTGAATTTTAGAGATGGAAATATTTATGCTAGAGGTATTTTAGATGATAAGGGACCTTTGGTAGCTGTTCTTTATGCTTTTAGGTTATTAGCTATGGAGGGATTTGCTTTTAAGAAAAAATTTAGAATTATTTTTGGAACAGATGAGGAAACTTTATGGCGATGTATTGATCATTATAAGAAGAGAGAAGTACTTCCTGATTTTTCTTTTACTCCTGATGCAGATTTTCCAGTTGTTAATGCTGAAAAAGGATTATTACAGTTTGATATTATTAGTAATGAAAAATTTTTTATGGATTTTAATCTTGGTACTGGATATAATGTAATTCCTGAAGAGTGTTCTTTTGAGATTAGAGATTTTAATAAAGATGACTTTAGAAGTTTACTTGATGGTTTTGGAGATAGTATTAGATATAAATTTTGTGAAAATAATGTTGTTATTCGTGGCGTTGCTGCTCATGCTTCATTGCCAGAGCTTGGAGTTAATGTTGCGCCTTATGCATTGAGTATTATTAAAACTTTAGGGGCATATGCTAATTTTATTAAATTTTTTGAGGATAAAATTGGATTTACTATTAATGGTGAAAAATTGTTTGGTAAAGTTCTAGGAGATATGAAGTCTGGAAAACTTACTCTTTGTTTGACAAAAATGAGTTTATCTAAAACTTCTAATCAAGTTTTGTCTTTTGATATGAGATATCCTGTAGATTATAAGAAAGAAAATTTAGTCAGTTTGATAAAGGATTCTTTAATTCCTTATTCTTTAAATTATAATGAAGTCTCTTATCTTGACCCTATGTATATTGATTCTGATTCCAGTTTTGTCAAAACTTTGATTGAAGTTTATAAAGACTTTACAGGAGAAAGTTATGCTAGACCTATTGCTATTGGAGGTGCAACTTATTCTAGAGCTTTAAAAAACTGTGTTGCATTTGGTCCTTTATTTAACGGATCAGTAAGTACGGCTCATCAAACTAATGAATATATGAAAGAAAGTGATCTTTTAAAGCTTGTTTCAATTTATAAAGAAGCTATTAAAAGACTTAATGAGTAG
- the pyrH gene encoding UMP kinase, whose translation MLKIISLGGGLINPDKINIEYIKNLRNLIFKWIKKDNRRKIILITGGGKTAREYQISYKQINPAFEDDDLDEIGIEATKLNAQLISKSMKPLCIDKVVSDPSKDFSFKGNILVASGWKPGFSTDYITVKFAEKFKSNEIINLTNVNQIYDKDPKKFNDAKGLSNITWNKLQDIVGKNWVPGSNLPFDPIATKLALKLSLKAYIINGIDIKNLEKVFNKNDDFLGTIIVK comes from the coding sequence GTGCTTAAAATAATTAGCCTTGGAGGCGGTTTAATTAATCCTGATAAAATCAACATAGAATACATTAAAAATTTAAGAAATCTTATTTTTAAATGGATAAAAAAAGACAATAGAAGAAAAATAATATTAATCACAGGTGGAGGAAAAACAGCAAGAGAATATCAAATTTCTTACAAACAAATCAATCCTGCATTTGAAGATGATGACCTTGATGAAATTGGAATTGAAGCTACCAAATTAAATGCTCAACTTATTAGCAAATCAATGAAGCCACTCTGTATTGATAAGGTTGTCAGTGACCCCTCTAAAGACTTTTCTTTTAAAGGAAACATACTAGTTGCTTCAGGATGGAAGCCAGGATTTTCAACAGATTACATTACAGTAAAATTTGCTGAAAAGTTTAAATCAAATGAAATAATTAATTTAACCAATGTAAATCAAATTTATGACAAAGATCCTAAAAAGTTTAATGACGCAAAAGGTTTGAGCAATATTACTTGGAATAAGCTACAAGATATTGTTGGAAAAAACTGGGTACCTGGGTCAAACTTACCGTTTGACCCAATAGCAACCAAATTAGCTTTAAAACTTAGCCTTAAAGCATATATTATAAATGGAATTGATATTAAAAATTTAGAAAAAGTTTTTAATAAAAATGATGATTTTTTAGGAACTATTATAGTAAAATAA
- a CDS encoding glycosyltransferase family 2 protein — MEDVMHKYKVSVIICFFNSDKTLELIIKDAVNQTLRDKEIILVDDGSYDNSLQIAQKYADKYDFIRIVKQKNMGIAASRNIGFEKAQGEYIIYWDSDDTVESTMLEVLYNRAKADNSDVVCSQFYIYFLARNIKRKSLLPFPNYTITGKEAFENLLSTVFASFSKRNFVVGTLWDKLIRRDLILNHNISLHNVILEDLVFLVHVFLKSGKVSFVNNYFYTNFQRIGSSSSSISVIGRVRSTLELIKNLLRDEKILDKYFELYKKFYLQLYYFISFKQIYIVVWSIKDQLIYRAYKAKLISVLNEIKSFEEFREHYVSLQESSKFNQIQILPRVMLKVWNVSSAFYVNFSIFIYRIFLKN, encoded by the coding sequence TTGGAGGATGTTATGCATAAGTATAAAGTCTCTGTGATTATTTGCTTTTTTAATTCAGATAAGACTCTTGAATTGATAATCAAGGATGCCGTTAATCAAACATTAAGAGATAAAGAAATTATATTGGTTGATGATGGTTCTTACGATAATAGTTTGCAAATAGCTCAAAAGTATGCAGATAAGTATGACTTTATAAGAATTGTTAAACAGAAAAACATGGGAATAGCTGCTTCTAGAAATATTGGATTTGAGAAGGCTCAAGGAGAGTATATAATTTATTGGGATAGCGATGATACGGTTGAAAGTACTATGCTTGAAGTACTGTATAACAGGGCTAAGGCAGATAATTCAGATGTTGTTTGTTCTCAGTTTTATATTTATTTTCTTGCAAGGAATATAAAAAGAAAGTCTTTACTTCCTTTTCCCAATTATACTATAACTGGAAAAGAAGCTTTTGAGAATTTATTATCGACTGTTTTTGCTAGTTTTTCTAAGAGAAATTTTGTTGTGGGTACGCTGTGGGATAAGCTTATCAGAAGAGATTTAATTTTAAATCATAATATTAGCTTACATAATGTAATATTAGAAGACTTAGTTTTTTTGGTTCATGTTTTTTTAAAATCAGGTAAAGTTTCTTTTGTTAATAATTATTTTTATACTAATTTCCAAAGGATAGGAAGTTCAAGCTCTTCAATTAGTGTAATAGGTAGAGTGAGATCTACTCTTGAACTGATAAAAAATTTATTAAGGGATGAGAAAATTCTTGATAAGTATTTTGAACTTTATAAAAAATTTTATTTACAACTTTATTATTTTATATCTTTTAAGCAGATTTACATTGTAGTTTGGAGCATTAAAGATCAACTTATTTATAGGGCTTATAAAGCAAAGCTTATTTCTGTTCTCAATGAAATTAAAAGCTTTGAAGAGTTTAGAGAGCACTATGTAAGTTTGCAGGAGTCTTCTAAATTTAACCAGATTCAAATCTTGCCAAGGGTTATGCTAAAGGTGTGGAATGTTAGCTCAGCATTCTATGTTAATTTTTCTATATTTATTTATAGAATTTTTTTAAAGAATTAA